The Burkholderia ambifaria AMMD genome has a segment encoding these proteins:
- a CDS encoding (2Fe-2S)-binding protein: protein MTSVSRSTDIADDGPQFVRVAERERAAIAFTLDGRPANALAGDTVLTAILVAQRRVRVSEFSGTPRAGFCLIGACQDCWVRTEAGARVRACSTPIAEGMRIVTGAQHALNGDAS from the coding sequence ATGACTTCCGTTTCCCGTTCCACCGACATCGCCGACGACGGCCCGCAATTCGTGCGCGTCGCCGAACGCGAGCGCGCCGCCATCGCGTTCACGCTCGACGGTCGCCCCGCGAACGCGCTCGCCGGCGACACCGTGCTCACCGCGATCCTCGTCGCGCAGCGCCGCGTGCGCGTGAGCGAATTCAGCGGCACGCCGCGCGCGGGCTTCTGCCTGATCGGCGCGTGCCAGGACTGCTGGGTGCGCACCGAGGCCGGCGCACGCGTGCGCGCCTGCTCGACGCCGATCGCCGAAGGCATGCGGATCGTCACCGGCGCGCAGCACGCCCTCAACGGAGACGCATCGTGA
- a CDS encoding ABC transporter permease, giving the protein MSKNGPFALAFHTLVILFVLAPLAIVVLVAFTPDETLTLPTHGLSLRWFRAILDYPDFVTAFANSVKLAFASATLSLAIALPAGLAIGRATFPGRAFLNGLLLSPLVIPGLVLGIALLRFFALIGATGSFAWLVLAHMIVITPFVMRLVLASVAGLDRSIEQAACSLGADPWTTFRRITLPMIVPGITGGWLLAFINSFDELTMSIFVTSPQTITLPVRMYMYATESIDPMMASVSTLVILITAGAMLLLDRVYGLNRILIGQH; this is encoded by the coding sequence ATGAGCAAGAACGGCCCTTTCGCCCTGGCGTTCCATACGCTCGTGATCCTGTTCGTGCTCGCGCCGCTCGCGATCGTCGTGCTCGTCGCGTTCACGCCCGACGAAACGCTGACGCTGCCGACGCACGGGCTGTCGCTGCGCTGGTTCCGCGCGATCCTCGACTATCCCGACTTCGTCACCGCGTTCGCCAACAGCGTGAAGCTCGCGTTCGCGTCGGCGACGCTGTCGCTCGCGATCGCCTTGCCCGCCGGGCTCGCGATCGGCCGCGCGACGTTTCCGGGCCGCGCGTTCCTGAACGGGCTGCTGCTATCGCCGCTCGTGATTCCCGGCCTCGTGCTCGGCATCGCGCTGCTGCGCTTCTTCGCGCTGATCGGCGCGACAGGCTCGTTCGCGTGGCTGGTGCTCGCGCACATGATCGTCATCACGCCGTTCGTGATGCGGCTCGTGCTCGCGTCCGTCGCGGGCCTCGACCGCAGCATCGAGCAGGCCGCGTGCTCGCTCGGCGCCGATCCGTGGACGACGTTTCGCCGCATCACGCTGCCGATGATCGTGCCCGGCATCACCGGCGGCTGGCTGCTCGCGTTCATCAACAGCTTCGACGAGCTGACGATGTCGATCTTCGTCACGTCGCCGCAGACGATCACGCTGCCGGTCCGCATGTATATGTACGCGACCGAATCGATCGATCCGATGATGGCGTCGGTATCGACGCTCGTCATCCTCATCACCGCCGGCGCGATGCTGCTGCTCGATCGCGTGTACGGCCTGAACCGCATCCTGATCGGCCAACACTGA
- a CDS encoding ABC transporter permease — MGQPTRPLPADGATAGLAPSAAAGDAVTPRAAGGRVPRATWRAHAPLWLMCAPAFALFAALVLVPLAMTLTLTFYRFDPATGPIAAFQFGHYAEVLGSSYFHTIFARTFGIAALTTVICVAIGTPEAYVLSKMRDPWRSLFLLVILAPLLVSVVVRAFGWSMLLNTSGLVNQALGLAGLGPYKLEYTTFAIVIALVHVMLPFMVIPVWTALQRLDPQTEHAALSLGASPFTTLRRIVVPQLMPGVLSGSLMVFGLSASAFAIPGLLGGRRLKVAATAVYDEFLGSLNWPLGATIAVLLLVANLVVMLTYYRVLERRYARSLGGASR, encoded by the coding sequence ATGGGACAGCCTACCCGCCCGCTACCCGCCGACGGCGCGACGGCCGGCCTCGCGCCGTCCGCCGCCGCAGGCGATGCGGTGACGCCGCGCGCTGCCGGCGGCCGCGTGCCGCGCGCCACGTGGCGCGCGCATGCGCCGCTGTGGCTGATGTGCGCGCCCGCGTTCGCGCTGTTCGCCGCGCTCGTGCTCGTGCCGCTCGCGATGACCCTCACGCTCACGTTCTATCGCTTCGACCCGGCCACCGGCCCGATCGCCGCGTTCCAGTTCGGCCACTACGCGGAGGTGCTCGGCTCGTCGTACTTCCACACGATCTTCGCGCGCACCTTCGGCATCGCCGCGCTGACCACCGTGATCTGCGTCGCGATCGGCACGCCGGAAGCGTACGTGCTGTCGAAAATGCGCGACCCGTGGCGCTCGCTGTTCCTGCTCGTGATCCTCGCGCCGCTGCTCGTGTCGGTCGTCGTGCGTGCGTTCGGCTGGAGCATGCTGCTGAACACGAGCGGGCTCGTGAACCAGGCGCTCGGGCTCGCGGGCCTCGGGCCGTACAAGCTCGAATACACGACGTTCGCGATCGTGATCGCGCTCGTTCACGTGATGCTGCCGTTCATGGTGATTCCCGTGTGGACCGCGCTGCAGCGGCTCGATCCGCAGACCGAGCACGCGGCGCTGTCGCTCGGCGCCTCGCCGTTCACGACGTTGCGCCGCATCGTGGTGCCGCAGCTGATGCCGGGCGTGCTGTCGGGCAGCCTGATGGTGTTCGGGCTGTCGGCGAGCGCCTTCGCGATTCCGGGCCTGCTCGGCGGACGTCGGTTGAAGGTCGCGGCGACCGCCGTCTACGACGAATTCCTCGGCTCGCTGAACTGGCCGCTCGGCGCGACGATCGCGGTGCTGCTGCTGGTCGCGAACCTCGTCGTGATGCTTACCTACTACCGCGTGCTCGAACGCCGCTACGCGCGCAGCCTCGGAGGCGCTTCCCGATGA
- a CDS encoding ABC transporter ATP-binding protein, whose translation MSFLTLTDLTKSFGELTAVADVNLSVEQGEFVSLLGPSGCGKTTTLQMIAGFVDVTRGRIALDGQDITHMKPNRRGLGIVFQSYALFPHMSVAENVGFGLDMRGVDKAERAERIRAALALVRLDALAHRFPRELSGGQRQRVAIARAIVIEPPVLLLDEPMSNLDAKLREDMQFELRAIQRKIGTTTIMVTHDQSEALSISDRVVVMEAGRITQTDTPYRAYERPENHFVSQFIGKANLLPGTIVAHDGDAIRIDLGHDLAETGRTAHLPARERDIRVGDAVSVCIRPEKLRLCAPGAGRFAATVTSRFFLGSQWLYRVDSALGEVLVCCQNEGAEPLAEGAPVGVDWHSDAVRVMRREA comes from the coding sequence ATGTCGTTTCTCACGCTTACGGATCTGACGAAATCGTTCGGCGAACTGACCGCCGTCGCCGACGTCAACCTGTCGGTCGAACAAGGCGAATTCGTGTCGCTGCTCGGGCCGTCCGGCTGCGGCAAGACCACGACGCTGCAGATGATCGCCGGCTTCGTCGACGTCACGCGCGGCCGCATCGCGCTCGACGGGCAGGACATCACGCACATGAAGCCGAACCGCCGCGGGCTCGGCATCGTGTTCCAGAGCTATGCGCTGTTTCCGCACATGAGCGTCGCGGAGAACGTCGGCTTCGGCCTCGACATGCGCGGCGTCGACAAGGCGGAGCGCGCCGAGCGCATCCGCGCGGCGCTCGCGCTCGTGCGACTCGATGCGCTCGCGCACCGCTTCCCGCGCGAACTATCCGGCGGCCAGCGGCAGCGCGTCGCGATCGCGCGCGCGATCGTGATCGAACCGCCGGTGCTGCTGCTCGACGAGCCGATGTCGAATCTCGACGCGAAGCTGCGCGAGGACATGCAGTTCGAACTGCGCGCGATCCAGCGCAAGATCGGCACGACGACGATCATGGTCACGCACGACCAGTCGGAAGCGCTGTCGATCAGCGACCGCGTGGTCGTGATGGAAGCCGGCCGCATCACGCAGACGGACACGCCGTACCGCGCGTACGAACGTCCCGAGAACCATTTCGTGTCGCAGTTCATCGGCAAGGCGAACCTGCTGCCCGGCACGATCGTCGCGCACGACGGCGACGCGATCCGCATCGACCTCGGCCACGATCTCGCGGAAACGGGCCGCACCGCGCACCTGCCGGCGCGCGAGCGCGACATCCGTGTCGGCGACGCCGTGTCGGTCTGCATCCGCCCGGAAAAGCTGCGACTGTGCGCGCCGGGCGCAGGCCGCTTCGCCGCGACCGTCACGAGCCGCTTCTTCCTCGGCAGCCAGTGGCTGTACCGCGTCGACAGCGCGCTCGGCGAAGTGCTCGTGTGCTGCCAGAACGAAGGCGCGGAGCCGCTCGCGGAAGGCGCGCCGGTGGGCGTCGACTGGCATAGCGACGCGGTGCGCGTGATGCGCCGGGAGGCCTGA
- a CDS encoding IclR family transcriptional regulator, whose amino-acid sequence MPEPQSPETSPAARAPRPDEDAADPAGAPGTGMLQRAFAILRALAGMQQDGVRVTHLAKAVGLTQGTAHRILQSLIAEGMVEQDEQSKLYRLSVDFFALAALAGNPSSMRTLCRPVLLRLCASLGETIFLLVKSGFDAVCLDLCEGPFPIRSFTGDIGGRIALGVGQGSLAILAFLPEAEREEVIRFNVPRIRGYGVLDEVYLRTEIERVRQLGYAGRNSGVLDGMAGVAVPILDRTGYPVGALSVGTLASRLGDDRMPMVVELLRRQADAIGPRTNPFDAALRRPMHGLAGKTV is encoded by the coding sequence ATGCCAGAACCGCAGTCGCCCGAAACGTCGCCGGCCGCACGCGCGCCGCGCCCGGACGAGGACGCCGCCGATCCGGCCGGCGCGCCGGGCACCGGCATGCTGCAGCGTGCGTTCGCGATCCTGCGCGCACTGGCCGGCATGCAGCAGGACGGCGTGCGCGTCACGCACCTCGCGAAGGCCGTCGGCCTCACGCAGGGCACCGCGCACCGGATCCTGCAATCGCTGATCGCCGAAGGGATGGTCGAGCAGGACGAACAGTCGAAGCTGTACCGGCTGAGCGTCGACTTCTTCGCGCTCGCCGCGCTGGCCGGCAATCCGAGCAGCATGCGCACGCTGTGCCGGCCCGTGCTGCTGCGGCTGTGCGCGAGTCTCGGCGAGACGATCTTCCTGCTCGTGAAGAGCGGCTTCGACGCGGTGTGTCTCGACCTGTGCGAAGGGCCGTTCCCGATCCGCTCGTTTACCGGCGATATCGGCGGGCGCATCGCGCTCGGCGTCGGGCAGGGCAGCCTCGCGATCCTCGCGTTCCTGCCGGAGGCCGAGCGCGAGGAAGTGATCCGCTTCAACGTGCCGCGCATCCGCGGCTACGGCGTGCTCGACGAGGTGTACCTGCGCACCGAGATCGAACGCGTGCGGCAGCTCGGCTACGCGGGCCGCAACAGCGGCGTGCTCGACGGGATGGCCGGCGTCGCGGTGCCGATCCTCGACCGCACCGGGTATCCGGTCGGCGCGCTGAGCGTCGGCACGCTGGCGTCGCGCCTCGGCGACGACCGGATGCCGATGGTCGTCGAACTGCTCAGGCGCCAGGCGGACGCGATTGGCCCGCGCACGAATCCGTTCGACGCCGCGTTGCGGCGGCCGATGCATGGGCTGGCCGGGAAAACGGTATAG